One part of the Moraxella sp. FZFQ2102 genome encodes these proteins:
- a CDS encoding fumarylacetoacetate hydrolase family protein, which produces MKSLMFKDGHSATVGNIYCIGRSYAEHISELGNTPTGEPVVFMKPTTALTQDTTLTLPSFSDDVHHEVELVVYIGRDIRDDEEPSLDAITGYGVGLDLTARDIQANLKAKGLPWTLAKGFRDGAWLSPLTQGIPDICTLYLSVNNEIRQHDSTDKMLFDVLYQLKFLHKYFGLRQGDLIYTGTPKGVGKLVSGNQLVVKLDDDVYHLTIK; this is translated from the coding sequence ATGAAATCACTGATGTTTAAAGACGGTCACAGTGCCACTGTGGGCAATATCTACTGTATCGGTCGCAGTTATGCTGAGCATATCAGCGAGCTTGGCAATACGCCAACGGGCGAGCCTGTGGTATTTATGAAACCCACTACTGCATTGACCCAAGATACCACACTGACCCTACCAAGCTTTAGTGATGATGTGCATCATGAAGTTGAGCTTGTGGTCTATATCGGTCGTGATATCCGCGATGACGAAGAGCCAAGCCTTGATGCCATCACAGGCTATGGCGTCGGGCTTGATCTGACCGCTCGTGACATCCAAGCCAATCTCAAGGCCAAAGGTCTGCCTTGGACACTTGCCAAAGGCTTTCGTGATGGCGCTTGGCTATCGCCTTTGACACAAGGCATTCCTGATATTTGCACGCTGTATTTATCAGTCAATAATGAAATCCGCCAACATGACAGCACCGATAAGATGCTGTTTGATGTGCTGTATCAATTAAAATTTCTACACAAGTACTTTGGTTTAAGACAAGGCGATTTGATTTATACAGGCACACCAAAAGGTGTGGGCAAATTGGTCAGCGGTAATCAGCTTGTGGTGAAATTAGATGATGATGTGTATCATTTGACCATAAAATAA
- the purD gene encoding phosphoribosylamine--glycine ligase has protein sequence MNILVLGTGGREHALAWACAKDNRVNTVYVARGNAGTDIEDKLTNIDLDVSNHAAVIEFCQNNNIAFVVVGPEAPLVAGIVDDLRAANIGVWGPTKYCAQLEGSKAFAKNFMQMHGIPTAFYEVFTEITPAKAFVEKNGAPIVIKADGLAAGKGVIVAMTEQEAFDAIDDMLSGNKFGDAGSRVVIEQFLAGEEASFICMIDGDNILPMATSQDHKRIFEGDTGANTGGMGAYSPAPVVTDEVHHKVIERVIRPVVDAMKANGTPYTGFLYAGLMINDQNDPYVIEFNCRFGDPETQPIMMRLESSLVELIEAGLKGNLPATANWSKQVALGVVLASRGYPESSSKGDVITGLGNDTDSLKVFHAGTKKQGDNIVTDGGRVLCITALADDIANAQKDALAAIADISFDGMQYRRDIGWRAINR, from the coding sequence ATGAATATTTTAGTTCTGGGTACTGGTGGTCGCGAACACGCATTGGCATGGGCTTGCGCTAAAGACAACCGCGTCAATACTGTCTATGTCGCACGCGGTAATGCCGGTACAGATATTGAAGATAAACTTACTAATATTGATTTGGATGTCAGCAATCACGCAGCTGTCATTGAATTTTGTCAAAATAATAACATCGCCTTTGTCGTCGTCGGTCCTGAAGCGCCACTGGTCGCAGGCATTGTCGATGATCTGCGCGCGGCCAATATCGGTGTCTGGGGCCCGACCAAATACTGTGCACAGCTTGAAGGTTCAAAAGCCTTTGCCAAAAACTTTATGCAAATGCACGGTATCCCAACCGCTTTTTATGAAGTTTTCACCGAGATCACCCCTGCCAAGGCGTTCGTTGAGAAAAATGGCGCGCCAATCGTCATCAAGGCAGATGGTCTGGCAGCAGGCAAAGGCGTGATCGTCGCCATGACCGAACAAGAAGCGTTTGATGCCATCGATGATATGCTATCGGGCAATAAGTTTGGCGATGCGGGCAGTCGTGTGGTGATTGAGCAATTCTTGGCAGGCGAAGAAGCGTCATTCATCTGCATGATTGATGGTGATAACATCTTGCCGATGGCAACGAGTCAAGACCACAAGCGTATCTTTGAAGGTGACACAGGTGCCAATACTGGCGGTATGGGTGCCTACAGCCCTGCCCCTGTGGTGACGGATGAAGTGCATCATAAGGTCATCGAGCGAGTCATCCGCCCTGTAGTCGATGCGATGAAAGCGAACGGCACGCCTTATACTGGATTTTTGTACGCAGGTTTGATGATTAATGATCAAAATGACCCTTATGTGATTGAGTTCAACTGCCGATTTGGCGATCCTGAGACACAGCCAATCATGATGCGCCTAGAAAGCTCATTGGTTGAGCTGATTGAAGCAGGTCTAAAAGGCAATCTGCCTGCGACTGCCAATTGGTCAAAACAAGTGGCACTTGGTGTGGTCTTGGCAAGCCGTGGCTATCCAGAATCGAGCTCAAAAGGCGATGTCATCACAGGGCTTGGCAATGACACAGACAGCCTAAAAGTCTTCCACGCAGGCACAAAAAAGCAAGGCGACAACATCGTCACTGATGGCGGTCGCGTGCTGTGTATCACAGCATTGGCAGATGATATCGCCAATGCCCAAAAAGATGCTTTGGCGGCGATTGCTGACATCAGTTTCGATGGCATGCAATACCGTCGTGACATCGGTTGGCGCGCGATTAATCGCTGA